From Antennarius striatus isolate MH-2024 chromosome 9, ASM4005453v1, whole genome shotgun sequence, one genomic window encodes:
- the LOC137600920 gene encoding transmembrane protein 42-like, whose product MTSGCVYAVAAGFLGAAASLCAKLSLGADYLRVMCESGLRDRTGSPGGAAACGWLHPLLRLLCGGLLFACNAVMWTFFSKALRHSPSSARATVTVTASNFISSAVLGRVIFGEAHSALWWGGISLTLCGLLVLHGSSSQTFPREEAKKDE is encoded by the exons ATGACTTCCGGGTGTGTTTACGCAGTGGCGGCGGGGTTCCTGGGGGCTGCGGCCTCTTTGTGCGCCAAGCTGTCCCTCGGAGCGGACTACCTGAGAGTCATGTGTGAGTCTGGGCTCCGTGACCGGACCGGGAGTCCCGGTGGAGCCGCAGCCTGTGGCTGG CTTCACCCCCTCCTGCGGCTGCTGTGTGGGGGCCTGCTGTTTGCCTGTAATGCCGTCATGTGGACCTTCTTCTCCAAGGCCCTCCGTCACTCCCCCTCCTCAGCCAGGGCCACTGTCACCGTCACAGCATCCAACTTCATCTCCTCA GCCGTCCTGGGGAGGGTGATTTTTGGAGAGGCCCATTCGGCTCTGTGGTGGGGGGGCatctctctcactctgtgtgGTCTGCTCGTGCTTCATGGATCCTCGTCTCAGACGTTCCCGAGGGAGGAGGCCAAAAAGGATGAGTGA
- the kiaa1143 gene encoding uncharacterized protein KIAA1143 homolog, which produces MNRNKASGVSWVKPAEPAFLKKFKNDVGFKEGPTVDTKRQVMPTADDDDDDGGSDREDELPQVVVMKSGDLSEDDVKKIKNEMRSKGDKDKDDEAPPDGKILFKKPAKRSSSDKFQGITASTSKKKKTDGGEKEDEDKKEEKSGKKVKNNSLLSFGGDEEEEED; this is translated from the exons ATGAATAGAAACAAGGCGAGCGGCGTGTCGTGGGTGAAGCCGGCGGAACCGGCCTTCCTGAAGAAGTTCAAAAATGACGTGGGCTTCAAGGAGGGACCGACCGTCGACACGAAG CGGCAGGTGATGCCCACCGcggacgatgatgatgatgatggcgggAGTGACCGAGAGGATGAGCTGCCTcaggtggtggtgatgaagagTGGAGACCTGAGCGAAGACGACGTGAAGAAGATCAAGAACGAAATGCGCTCCAAAGGCGACAAAGACAAAG ATGATGAAGCTCCTCCTGATGGTAAAATCCTCTTCAAGAAACCCGCCAAGCGCTCGTCCTCGGACAAGTTTCAGGGCATCACCGCTAGCACcagcaaaaagaagaagactgatggaggagagaaagaagacgaggacaagaaggaggagaagtctggaaagaaagtaaaaaataacagccttctgtcctttggtggggatgaggaggaagaggaggattaa